In the Populus trichocarpa isolate Nisqually-1 chromosome 1, P.trichocarpa_v4.1, whole genome shotgun sequence genome, one interval contains:
- the LOC7487531 gene encoding uncharacterized protein LOC7487531 — MRELVTVQVGGFANFVGSHFWNFQDELLGLAGDPDSDPVFKNQSQYLNMDTLYRTGETNQGVQTYTPRLLSIDYQGSLGSMSSRGTLYNESSSAPSNVCTWTSNVSTHASEPLKKNLFLQSLYEEELENLRLSKGISNGKNDNPREIQNQDIVDCLESDVQYWTDFSKVHYHPQSLYELNGLWMNNVEFDNYGIGRDIFSGGLRGEEISERLRFFIEECDHIQGFQFIVDDSGGFSAIAADFLESIADEYTNTPVLLYTVRGPGSHMNLTSQKQRLSRSIHDALSFSRLSSFCKLIVPVGLPLLSTSKASMHLCIKDEMPYHSSAVYATALHSISVPFRIEPLGPANSHNFSGAVDVNGVIQMLAGQARQNMVTILDVAMPAPPISGKHVEHSLLRNLQPLTPEIAEDVEDMQAVEFMTVHGALRSGGHHAFISEVTDSVNAAYENSSSRPKFCHLSVSSCPLPIPLPFPKIFCNLVGQHGELLSSPVPGCSSRGSLDVHSIPMAARLRSSTAVLPFLESRLANLRRLGIQQGAPGTELVRSWGFGKDELEDMEETLSKMVTTLDDRAQLSDSD, encoded by the exons ATGAGGGAATTAGTGACGGTTCAAGTTGGAGGTTTTGCAAATTTTGTAGGCTCTCATTTCTGGAACTTCCAG gaTGAGTTGCTTGGATTAGCTGGGGATCCTGACAGTGATCCAGTTTTCAAAAACCAAAGTCAGTACCTCAATATGGACACTCTCTACCGCACTGGCGAAACAaaccaa GGTGTTCAGACTTATACTCCTCGCTTACTTTCAATAGACTACCAAG GGTCTCTTGGATCTATGAGTTCACGTGGTACGTTGTATAACGAGAGCTCATCAGCACCTTCAAATGTCTGCACATG GACTAGTAATGTTTCAACTCATGCATCTGAGCCTTTAAAGAAGAATTTGTTCTTGCAAAGTTTGTACGAGGAAGAGCTGGAGAACTTGAGGCTCTCAAAAGGTATAAGCAATGGGAAGAATGATAATCCAAGAGAAATACAAAATCAGGACATAGTTGATTGTTTAGAAAGTGATGTCCAGTATTGGACAGATTTCTCAAAAGTACACTACCATCCCCAAAGTTTATACGAGTTAAATGGATTATGGATGAATAATGTGGAATTTGACAATTATGGAATTGGAAGGGATATTTTTTCTGGGGGTCTACGAGGAGAAGAAATAAGTGAGAGGCTTCGGTTTTTCATAGAAGAGTGCGACCACATTCAG GGATTTCAATTCATTGTTGATGACTCAGGAGGTTTCTCTGCTATAGCTGCAGACTTTTTGGAGAGTATTGCAGATGAATATACAAATACACCAGTTTTACTTTATACTGTGAGGGGTCCTGGTTCTCACATGAACCTGACTAGCCAAAAACAAAGACTTTCCAGGAGCATTCACGATGCACTTTCTTTTTCAAGACTGTCATCCTTCTGTAAATTGATTGTGCCAGTTGGTTTACCCTTGCTAAGTACAA GTAAAGCTTCCATGCACCTTTGCATTAAAGATGAGATGCCTTACCACAGCAGTGCAGTGTATGCCACTGCTCTCCACTCTATTAGTGTCCCTTTCCGAATTGAGCCACTTGGACCTGCAAATTCGCATAATTTTTCTGGCGCTGTGGATGTTAATGGAGTTATACAAATGTTAGCAGGGCAAGCTAGGCAAAATATGGTGACTATTCTCGATGTTGCAATGCCAGCACCTCCTATTTCTg GGAAACATGTTGAGCACTCTTTACTGAGGAATTTGCAGCCATTAACACCAGAGATTGCAGAAGACGTGGAGGATATGCAAGCAGTGGAGTTTATGACTGTGCATGGAGCTCTTCGATCCG GAGGTCACCATGCTTTCATTTCTGAAGTAACGGATTCAGTTAATGCTGCTTATGAAAATTCCTCATCAAGACCAAAATTCTGTCATTTATCAGTCTCCAGTTGCCCACTTCCAATACCATTGCCATTTCCTAAAATCTTTTGTAACCTTGTTGGCCAACACGGTGAGCTCTTGAGCAGCCCGGTTCCAGGTTGTTCATCAAGGGGATCACTTGATGTCCACTCCATCCCCATGGCAGCTAGACTGCGCTCAAGCACAGCTGTCTTGCCATTTTTGGAGAGTAGGTTGGCAAATCTCCGCAGACTTGGAATTCAGCAAGGAGCCCCTGGGACCGAGTTAGTTAGAAGCTGGGGGTTTGGGAAGGATGAATTAGAAGACATGGAAGAGACCCTATCTAAAATGGTCACAACACTCGATGACCGTGCTCAATTATCTGACTCGGATTAG
- the LOC7485088 gene encoding putative DUF21 domain-containing protein At3g13070, chloroplastic isoform X1: MVMEIAFESSILGRPIFISGTKTSSFLHYNRVSKIPFKVSQKSYQYPPRISSKLTDFRPYCSSILPRNRSKSSRNVSTDLGTDQNVNLELIKVLLKRGVVFGAMVCGVLVFGCRRVLASEGVVNAGYGVIGQSILLLRNAWPKISQLLRVFKEQGLILAALLGLSAFFSMAETSITTLWPWKVRELAEKESDDGVFKMLRSDVTRFLTTILIGTTVVNIGATALVTEAATTIFGEAGVSAATGVMTVAILLLTEITPKSIAVHNATEVARFVVRPVAWLSLVLYPVGRVVTYLSMGMLKMLGLKGRSEPYVTEDELKLMLRGAELSGAIEEEEQDMIENVLEIKDTHVREVMTPLVDVVAIDASGTLVDFHESWVTHQYSRVPVFEQRVDNIVGIAYAMDLLDYVQKGELLERTTVGDMAHKPTYFVPDSMSVWNLLREFRIRKVHMAVVLNEYGGTVGIVTLEDVVEEIVGEIFDENDSKEEIEKKTGYIVMRAEGIYDVDANTSIDQLSEDLNVKMPEGHQYETVSGFICEAFGYIPRTGETINVVLEKETQEDVDEHTEGKSDRQELKEKHQIYKLEILAGNARKVSAVRFERINNGEALLEANEVTRLVPRIMKRKWSSDEEPDGSDYDEDDEDSFQKRPEHSLSDSNVIAEHEEDNESPSGQ, encoded by the exons ATGGTAATGGAGATTGCATTTGAGTCATCAATTCTGGGTCGACCCATATTCATTTCTGGCACCAAAACCTCTTCTTTCTTGCATTACAATCGGGTTTCGAAGATACCCTTTAAGGTTTCCCAAAAGAGTTATCAATACCCACCTCgtatttcatcaaaacttacCGATTTTAGACCTTACTGTAGTTCAATTTTGCCAAGAAATCGTTCAAAATCATCTCGCAATGTTAGCACTGATCTGGGTACTGATCAAAATGTGAACTTGGAGTTAATAAAAGTGTTGTTGAAAAGGGGTGTTGTTTTTGGTGCAATGGTTTGTGGGGTTTTGGTTTTTGGGTGCAGGAGGGTGCTTGCATCTGAGGGTGTGGTTAATGCGGGGTACGGAGTTATTGGGCAGAGTATATTGTTGTTGAGGAATGCTTGGCCTAAAATCTCGCAGCTCCTTAGAGTTTTTAAAGAGCAAGGTTTGATATTGGCTGCGCTTTTGGGACTGTCTGCATTTTTTTCCATGGCTGAGACTTCCATAACCACGTTATGGCCATGGAAG GTGCGTGAGTTGGCTGAAAAAGAGTCTGATGACGGGGTCTTCAAAATGCTCCGCAGTGATGTTACTCGGTTTCTGACGACTATTCTTATCGGCACAAC TGTCGTTAATATTGGAGCAACTGCATTGGTAACGGAGGCAGCCACAACTATATTTGGTGAAGCTGGTGTTAGTGCAGCCACTGGAGTAATGACT GTTGCCATATTGCTTCTTACTGAGATCACTCCAAAAAGTATAGCTGTACACAATGCCACTGAGGTTGCTAGGTTTGTG GTTAGGCCAGTGGCGTGGCTTTCTTTAGTATTATATCCTGTTGGAAGAGTTGTCACATATCTGTCAATGGGAATGCTGAAGATGCTTGGTTTAAAAGGAAGAAG cGAACCATATGTTACAGAAGATGAGTTGAAGCTGATGTTGCGAGGGGCAGAATTGAGTGGGGCAATTGAGGAGGAGGAACAG GATATGATTGAGAATGTGCTAGAGattaaggatacacatgttagAGAGGTCATGACACCTCTTGTTGATGTAGTTGCAATTGATGCCAGTGGGACTCTTGTGGATTTTCATGAGTCGTGGGTGACTCATCAATATTCAAG GGTGCCAGTTTTTGAGCAGCGCGTGGATAATATTGTGGGTATTGCCTACGCAATGGATCTGCTGGATTATGTTCAGAAG GGTGAGCTGCTAGAAAGGACAACTGTGGGAGACATGGCTCACAAACCTACATATTTTGTGCCTG ATTCAATGTCAGTCTGGAATCTTCTTAGAGAGTTCCGCATCAGAAAGGTTCACATGGCTGTTGTTCTTAATGAATATGGTGGAACAGTAGGA ATAGTAACCCTGGAAGATGTTGTCGAAGAGATTGTAGGTGAAATCTTCGACGAAAATGATTCAAAA GAAGAGATTGAGAAGAAAACCGGCTACATTGTGATGCGAGCAGAGGGAATATACGACGTTGATGCAAACACATCTATTGATCAACTCTCTGAGGATCTAAATGTCAAAATGCCAGag GGCCATCAGTACGAGACAGTTTCGGGTTTTATATGCGAGGCATTTGGATATATCCCAAGGACAGGTGAGACCATTAATGTGGTGCTTGAAAAGGAAACTCAAGAAGATGTGGATGAGCATACTGAAGGCAAGTCTGACAGACAAGAACTAAAGGAAAAGcatcaaatatataaacttGAG ATATTAGCTGGAAATGCCAGAAAGGTCAGTGCTGTTCGGTTTGAACGGATAAACAATGGTGAGGCACTATTGGAGGCCAACGAAGTAACTCGCTTGGTACCCAGGATCATGAAGAGAAAATGGAGCAGTGATGAAGAGCCCGATGGTAGTGattatgatgaagatgatgaagattcATTCCAGAAGAGACCAGAGCATAGTCTTTCCGATTCGAATGTAATTGCTGAACATGAAGAGGACAATGAGAGTCCCAGTGGACAGTAg
- the LOC7485088 gene encoding putative DUF21 domain-containing protein At3g13070, chloroplastic isoform X2, producing MVMEIAFESSILGRPIFISGTKTSSFLHYNRVSKIPFKVSQKSYQYPPRISSKLTDFRPYCSSILPRNRSKSSRNVSTDLGTDQNVNLELIKVLLKRGVVFGAMVCGVLVFGCRRVLASEGVVNAGYGVIGQSILLLRNAWPKISQLLRVFKEQGLILAALLGLSAFFSMAETSITTLWPWKVRELAEKESDDGVFKMLRSDVTRFLTTILIGTTVVNIGATALVTEAATTIFGEAGVSAATGVMTVAILLLTEITPKSIAVHNATEVARFVVRPVAWLSLVLYPVGRVVTYLSMGMLKMLGLKGRSEPYVTEDELKLMLRGAELSGAIEEEEQDMIENVLEIKDTHVREVMTPLVDVVAIDASGTLVDFHESWVTHQYSRVPVFEQRVDNIVGIAYAMDLLDYVQKGELLERTTVGDMAHKPTYFVPDSMSVWNLLREFRIRKVHMAVVLNEYGGTVGEEIEKKTGYIVMRAEGIYDVDANTSIDQLSEDLNVKMPEGHQYETVSGFICEAFGYIPRTGETINVVLEKETQEDVDEHTEGKSDRQELKEKHQIYKLEILAGNARKVSAVRFERINNGEALLEANEVTRLVPRIMKRKWSSDEEPDGSDYDEDDEDSFQKRPEHSLSDSNVIAEHEEDNESPSGQ from the exons ATGGTAATGGAGATTGCATTTGAGTCATCAATTCTGGGTCGACCCATATTCATTTCTGGCACCAAAACCTCTTCTTTCTTGCATTACAATCGGGTTTCGAAGATACCCTTTAAGGTTTCCCAAAAGAGTTATCAATACCCACCTCgtatttcatcaaaacttacCGATTTTAGACCTTACTGTAGTTCAATTTTGCCAAGAAATCGTTCAAAATCATCTCGCAATGTTAGCACTGATCTGGGTACTGATCAAAATGTGAACTTGGAGTTAATAAAAGTGTTGTTGAAAAGGGGTGTTGTTTTTGGTGCAATGGTTTGTGGGGTTTTGGTTTTTGGGTGCAGGAGGGTGCTTGCATCTGAGGGTGTGGTTAATGCGGGGTACGGAGTTATTGGGCAGAGTATATTGTTGTTGAGGAATGCTTGGCCTAAAATCTCGCAGCTCCTTAGAGTTTTTAAAGAGCAAGGTTTGATATTGGCTGCGCTTTTGGGACTGTCTGCATTTTTTTCCATGGCTGAGACTTCCATAACCACGTTATGGCCATGGAAG GTGCGTGAGTTGGCTGAAAAAGAGTCTGATGACGGGGTCTTCAAAATGCTCCGCAGTGATGTTACTCGGTTTCTGACGACTATTCTTATCGGCACAAC TGTCGTTAATATTGGAGCAACTGCATTGGTAACGGAGGCAGCCACAACTATATTTGGTGAAGCTGGTGTTAGTGCAGCCACTGGAGTAATGACT GTTGCCATATTGCTTCTTACTGAGATCACTCCAAAAAGTATAGCTGTACACAATGCCACTGAGGTTGCTAGGTTTGTG GTTAGGCCAGTGGCGTGGCTTTCTTTAGTATTATATCCTGTTGGAAGAGTTGTCACATATCTGTCAATGGGAATGCTGAAGATGCTTGGTTTAAAAGGAAGAAG cGAACCATATGTTACAGAAGATGAGTTGAAGCTGATGTTGCGAGGGGCAGAATTGAGTGGGGCAATTGAGGAGGAGGAACAG GATATGATTGAGAATGTGCTAGAGattaaggatacacatgttagAGAGGTCATGACACCTCTTGTTGATGTAGTTGCAATTGATGCCAGTGGGACTCTTGTGGATTTTCATGAGTCGTGGGTGACTCATCAATATTCAAG GGTGCCAGTTTTTGAGCAGCGCGTGGATAATATTGTGGGTATTGCCTACGCAATGGATCTGCTGGATTATGTTCAGAAG GGTGAGCTGCTAGAAAGGACAACTGTGGGAGACATGGCTCACAAACCTACATATTTTGTGCCTG ATTCAATGTCAGTCTGGAATCTTCTTAGAGAGTTCCGCATCAGAAAGGTTCACATGGCTGTTGTTCTTAATGAATATGGTGGAACAGTAGGA GAAGAGATTGAGAAGAAAACCGGCTACATTGTGATGCGAGCAGAGGGAATATACGACGTTGATGCAAACACATCTATTGATCAACTCTCTGAGGATCTAAATGTCAAAATGCCAGag GGCCATCAGTACGAGACAGTTTCGGGTTTTATATGCGAGGCATTTGGATATATCCCAAGGACAGGTGAGACCATTAATGTGGTGCTTGAAAAGGAAACTCAAGAAGATGTGGATGAGCATACTGAAGGCAAGTCTGACAGACAAGAACTAAAGGAAAAGcatcaaatatataaacttGAG ATATTAGCTGGAAATGCCAGAAAGGTCAGTGCTGTTCGGTTTGAACGGATAAACAATGGTGAGGCACTATTGGAGGCCAACGAAGTAACTCGCTTGGTACCCAGGATCATGAAGAGAAAATGGAGCAGTGATGAAGAGCCCGATGGTAGTGattatgatgaagatgatgaagattcATTCCAGAAGAGACCAGAGCATAGTCTTTCCGATTCGAATGTAATTGCTGAACATGAAGAGGACAATGAGAGTCCCAGTGGACAGTAg